A single window of Sphaerodactylus townsendi isolate TG3544 linkage group LG03, MPM_Stown_v2.3, whole genome shotgun sequence DNA harbors:
- the VHL gene encoding von Hippel-Lindau disease tumor suppressor — protein sequence MPQQPGEEEEEAGRGVFQRLRSVNTREPCQVIFCNRSPRLVSPIWLDFEGKPRPYPSLQPGTGRRMHSYSEHLWLFRDAGTYDGLLVNEAELFVATHNTNGQPIFANITLPVFTLKERCLQVVRTLVKPVDYRQLDIARSLYEDLEDHPDIQKDLQRLSLERSETRRNEVPDRRGNS from the exons ATGCCGCAGcaacctggagaagaagaagaagaggccgGCCGAGGAGTTTTTCAACGTCTGCGCTCAGTAAACACGCGAGAACCGTGCCAGGTCATCTTCTGCAACCGCAGCCCTCGCTTGGTGAGCCCCATCTGGCTGGACTTCGAGGGGAAACCGCGCCCCTATCCGAGCCTGCAGCCGGGCACTGGGCGCCGCATGCACAGCTATTCGG agCATCTTTGGTTGTTCAGAGACGCAGGGACATATGATGGTCTGCTTGTCAATGAGGCTGAGTTGTTTGTGGCCACTCACAATACGAATGGACAGCCCATATTTGCAAACATTACCTTGCCAG TGTTCACTCTAAAAGAAAGATGTCTTCAAGTTGTCCGTACCTTGGTGAAACCAGTGGACTACAGACAACTAGACATCGCTAGGTCACTGTATGAAGATCTGGAAGATCATCCTGATATTCAGAAGGATCTTCAGCGGCTTTCTTTGGAAAGGAGTGAAACGCGAAGGAATGAAGTCCCTGACAGAAGGGGAAACTCATAA